Proteins encoded in a region of the Euleptes europaea isolate rEulEur1 chromosome 3, rEulEur1.hap1, whole genome shotgun sequence genome:
- the APOLD1 gene encoding apolipoprotein L domain-containing protein 1, translated as MEGNFFSYTLDPTERFHDILLDQRRKLREHIKSLREISRRITKLHRCSLLANITGSSLSAAGAIAAIVGLSLSPATLGASLLASGVGLGVAAAGGAVTVTSDLSLVLSNSREVKRVKEIAVACHSQMREIMNCLEFLHRNQGPTDPILLQAERNASLSLYNSICFMVFCGSQGFMVPEHTKEVTKVSHVFLKAKVQKLAENLEACARPMDEICELLENRKEFSSKRKTPALWGVRGQHHL; from the coding sequence ATGGAGGGCAACTTTTTCTCCTACACTCTTGATCCTACAGAGCGCTTCCATGATATACTGCTGGATCAGAGACGCAAGCTCCGTGAGCACATCAAGAGCCTTCGTGAGATCTCACGTAGAATCACCAAACTGCACAGGTGCTCTCTGCTAGCCAACATCACAGGGAGTTCTTTAAGTGCGGCTGGAGCCATTGCGGCCATTGTGGGACTGTCCTTGAGCCCTGCTACACTAGGAGCATCTCTTTTGGCCTCTGGTGTGGGTTTAGGAGTGGCCGCTGCAGGAGGAGCAGTCACCGTGACTTCCGATCTCTCCTTAGTGCTGTCCAATTCCCGAGAGGTGAAAAGGGTGAAGGAGATTGCAGTGGCCTGTCACAGCCAGATGAGAGAAATCATGAACTGCCTTGAATTCCTACACCGTAATCAGGGCCCAACAGACCCTATCTTACTGCAGGCTGAGAGAAACGCTTCACTCTCACTGTACAATTCCATCTGCTTCATGGTCTTCTGTGGCTCACAGGGCTTCATGGTCCCTGAACACACAAAAGAGGTGACGAAAGTGAGCCATGTTTTTCTCAAGGCCAAAGTTCAGAAGCTGGCAGAAAACCTGGAAGCCTGCGCAAGACCCATGGATGAAATCTGTGAACTTTTAGAGAACAGGAAAGAATTCTCCTCGAAGAGAAAAACACCAGCGCTCTGGGGTGTCAGGGGTCAGCATCACCTTTAA